The nucleotide sequence CGTGGCGAACGAAGACCTCGCCATCGCCATCGGCCGCAAGGGCCAGAACGCCCGCCTCACGTCCCGTCTCATCGGCTGGAAAATCGACATCGAAGAGTTCGCAGAGAAGACCGTCGACGTGCAGGATGAAGCGACCAAGAAGCTCGCGTCGTCCTTGGATGTTGATTACGAACTCGCCACTCGTCTGGTGACCGCGGGCTTCGTTTCCCTCGAAATTTTTGAAGGCGTGGAAGCCGATGACTTGGAAGAGTCGGGTTTCACGGCCGATGAAGCCGCCACCATTCTCGCCAAGGTTGCCGCCGTGAGCGGTAACGCCTAATCCTTTTAGTAAACCGTTTAGACCCGACCGTCAGATATAGTCCGCAAACCGCCTAATGAGTATCCGCATTCACGAACTCGCCAAAAAGATCGACATGGACAACAAGTCGCTGCTGGCGCTCCTCAAGGAGCGCAACTTCGACGTGAAGACCGCGTCCAGCACGATCGACAACATCTCGGCCGAGGCCTTGGTGGAGGAGTTCGCTAAGCCCGCCGAGACGGAAGCCCCCGTCGAAGCCGAGACCCCGAAAGCCGCTCCTGCGCCCGAGGTCGTCGAAGACAAACCGGCGCAAACCTCGCAGGTGCGCCTGCCCGCAGGCGTGTTTGTGAAGTCTCCCGCGGATATCGCTCGGGAAAAAGAGGAAGCCGCCAAAGCATTGGAGGCCGAAAAGGCGGCCGCACGTGCTCCGGCTCCGGTGCCGCCCCCCCCGTCCGCGCCGGTGCCCCCCCGTCCGGCTGCGCCCGCTCCGACCGCGCCGAAACCTGTTTCGATCCCGCCGCCGCCTCCCCGAGCTCCGGCTCCGCCCCCTCCCGTTTCCCGCCCGGCGCCAGCCGCAGTGCCGCCCAGCCCGCCTCGTGCGGCGTCGGCCCCCAGTGCCCCAGCCCTGCCGACCAAAGGCCCGGCGCCCACTCCGGTCGCTTCCTCCGCCGAAAAACCGGCGGCGGCGCCCGCGCCGGCCGCCGATGGTGAAATCGCCACGATTCAGGTCAAACCGCCGATCATCGTCCGCGAGTTCGCCCAACTACTCGGTCTCAAGCCGTTCAAATTGATCTCCGAACTCATGGAGCAGGGCGTTTTCGCCTCCATGAACCAGACGATCGATGAAGCGGTCGCCATCGATCTGGCGGCGAAGCACGACATCGTGCTGGAAGTCAAACACCGCGGGGAAGGTCAGACTCCGGGACAGCAGCAGCCGACCAAAAAGGACATCGCCAAGCAGAAGGAAAAGGCCGCCGAAGAGGACGAAGCCAACCTCGAGCCGCGTCCCCCGGTGGTCTGTATCCTGGGCCACGTCGACCACGGTAAGACCTCGCTGCTCGATACCATTCGCAAAGCCAACGTCGTTTCAGGCGAGGCGGGTGGCATCACCCAGCACATCGGTGCGTATCAAGTTTCCAACGACAACGGCAAGATCTCGTTCCTCGATACCCCCGGCCACGCGGCGTTCAACAAGATGCGCGCTCGCGGCGCGCAGGTGACCGACATCGCGATCCTCGTGATCGCGGCCGATGACGGTTTCAAGCCGCAGACGGACGAAGCCCTGAAATACATCAAGGATGCCGGGGTCGCTCTCATTGTCGCCATCAACAAGATGGACGCCAAGGGCGCCAACATCGACCAGGTTAAAACCCAGATGCAGCAGCGCGACATCGCGTCGGAGGACTGGGGAGGTGAAACAATCACCGTGCCGGTTTCCGCCCTTAAGGGTGATGGCATCGACACATTGTTGGAAATGATCCAACTCCAAGCGGAAGTTCTCGAACTGCGGGCCAATCCGCAGGCCAAGGCATCGGGCGTGATCATCGAATCGCAACTCGAAGTCGGTCGCGGTCCGCTGGCGACCGTCATCGTGCAACGAGGCACGCTGCGCGTCGGCGACGCCATCGTGTGCGGCAAGGAGTGGGCCAAGGTCCGCGCCATGTTCGACGACCAAGGCAAGAATGTGAAGGAGGCGCCGCCTTCCACGCCGGTCCGCGTGATCGGTTGGTCCGGCACGCCCGAGAGTGGCTCGACCTTTACCACGGTGAAGAACGCTCGTGCCGCGGAAGACATGGCCGAGGAAGAGGCGGACAAACAAAAAGGCCAGGTCACCTCCAAGGCCGCCGAGCCGAAGGAAGTTTCCGTGGAAGCGTTGTTTGCCAACATCGCCGCGACTCAGGCCAAGACGCTCAAGCTCGTGATCAAGAGCGATGTGTATGGTTCCGCGGAAGCGGTCCGTGGCATGCTCGAAGCCATCCAGAGCGAAAAGGTTTCGGTCGAAATCGTGGCCAACGAAGTCGGCCTCGTCACCAAGAACGACGTGCAGCGCGCCAGCGCCGCCGGTGCCACCATCCTCGCGTTCAACACCAAGTTGGAAAATGGCGTGACCCCGCAGGCGAAGCATCACGGCGTCCGCATCGAGAGCTTCAAGATCATCTATGAACTGGTCGACGCGACCCGTGACATGATGGCCGACATGCTCGATCCCGACCTCAAGGAGGTTAAACTCGGCGCGGTGGAAGTGCGGGAAGTCTTCCCGCTCGCGAAGGGTTTTGTGGCGGGCTGTCTCGTCACCGAGGGCAAGATTATCCGCAACGCCATGGCGCGTCTCCGTCGCGGCAAAGAGACCGTGCACGAAGGCAAGGTTCAGACGCTCAAGCGTTTCAAGGACGACGCCAACGAGATCCGTGCGGGTCTGGAGTGCGGTATCAAACTCGACGACTTTAATGGCTACGAAAAGGGCGACGTCATCGAAACCTTCGAGGTCCAGAAAGTTCGCGCTTCATTGTAGGCGCTCATGTTCCGATAAGTTTTATCGCGGGCACCGCTGACTGCGTTTCTCCGCCTCCATCCGATGTCCAATCGCACCATCCGCATTGCCGAGCTCGTTCAACGGGAACTGGGCACCTACCTGCACACGAAATACAAGCAGGAGGCGGTGGCCATCACCGTGGCCGGCGTGGAAGTCGCGCCCGACCTGAAAACCGGCAAGGTGTTCTTCTCGATTTTCGGCGACGACGAGACGGTGGCGGAGCGGTTCCGCTGGTTGTTGCGCAAACGCGGCGAACTGCGGCGCGAGCTGGCCAAGCACATTAAGATCAAACACTCGCCGGACTGGGTATTCCAAATGGACGAGGCCATCAATCGGGGCAATCGCGTGCTCGATTTGTTGGATGACATTGATCGGGCGGATCGGGATCGGGAGAAGGAGACCAACGAGTGACGGACAACGCGTTCTGTCCGACGTTGGCACCGTCGTTCCGGGCTCTCTTGGATGAGATCCAAGGGCGCTGCGTGGCCGTCGTAGGGCATGCGCGACCAGATGGCGATTGCATTGGATCGCAAGTGGCGCTGGCGCGGGTGTTGCGCGCACTTGGCCATCAAGCGATCTGTGTGAACCAGGATGCCGTGCCGCGTCGTCTCGAGTTCTGCGCCCGAGGAGAATCGTTTATCAACATGGACGGACTGGGGCAGGGAGAGATTATCGCGATTTTTGTCGACTGCGCGGATCATGAGCGGGCGGGAAAGAAGCCACGCGAACGGTTTGCCCAACCCTTCGCCAATATCGACCACCACGTCAGCAACGTGGGTTATGCGACCCACAACTGCGTCGATGCGAAGGCC is from Synoicihabitans lomoniglobus and encodes:
- the infB gene encoding translation initiation factor IF-2 encodes the protein MSIRIHELAKKIDMDNKSLLALLKERNFDVKTASSTIDNISAEALVEEFAKPAETEAPVEAETPKAAPAPEVVEDKPAQTSQVRLPAGVFVKSPADIAREKEEAAKALEAEKAAARAPAPVPPPPSAPVPPRPAAPAPTAPKPVSIPPPPPRAPAPPPPVSRPAPAAVPPSPPRAASAPSAPALPTKGPAPTPVASSAEKPAAAPAPAADGEIATIQVKPPIIVREFAQLLGLKPFKLISELMEQGVFASMNQTIDEAVAIDLAAKHDIVLEVKHRGEGQTPGQQQPTKKDIAKQKEKAAEEDEANLEPRPPVVCILGHVDHGKTSLLDTIRKANVVSGEAGGITQHIGAYQVSNDNGKISFLDTPGHAAFNKMRARGAQVTDIAILVIAADDGFKPQTDEALKYIKDAGVALIVAINKMDAKGANIDQVKTQMQQRDIASEDWGGETITVPVSALKGDGIDTLLEMIQLQAEVLELRANPQAKASGVIIESQLEVGRGPLATVIVQRGTLRVGDAIVCGKEWAKVRAMFDDQGKNVKEAPPSTPVRVIGWSGTPESGSTFTTVKNARAAEDMAEEEADKQKGQVTSKAAEPKEVSVEALFANIAATQAKTLKLVIKSDVYGSAEAVRGMLEAIQSEKVSVEIVANEVGLVTKNDVQRASAAGATILAFNTKLENGVTPQAKHHGVRIESFKIIYELVDATRDMMADMLDPDLKEVKLGAVEVREVFPLAKGFVAGCLVTEGKIIRNAMARLRRGKETVHEGKVQTLKRFKDDANEIRAGLECGIKLDDFNGYEKGDVIETFEVQKVRASL
- the rbfA gene encoding 30S ribosome-binding factor RbfA, translated to MSNRTIRIAELVQRELGTYLHTKYKQEAVAITVAGVEVAPDLKTGKVFFSIFGDDETVAERFRWLLRKRGELRRELAKHIKIKHSPDWVFQMDEAINRGNRVLDLLDDIDRADRDREKETNE